The stretch of DNA AAGTTATTGAGAATGCTCCTCATCTCTGCCATGCCTTGCCCTGCATGACACCCTGTTTTGACTGGTTTGAGGTAGTATATTACTGGATGGGCTTGAAAATGTACGATTTGGTCGCTGGAAGACGTCTTTTACATTTTTCCAGATATTATTCTGCACAAGAGTCTGTTGAACTCTTCCCTACACTTGCAAGGAAGGGCAAAGGTAGAAGCTTGAGGGGCACAGTTGTGTACTATGATGGTCAGATGAATGACTCGCGCCTAAACGTTGGATTAGCTTGCACTGCTGCGCTTGCTGGGGCAGCAGTGCTTAACCATGCAGAAGTTGTTTCCTTTCTTAAAGATGAAGGTACTCAGCGGATAATCGGTGCAAGAATTCGTGACAATCTGTCAGGTACAGAAGGCATGTCCTTTCAGCAAAATGTTCACATAAATGATTAACCAATTCAACCATACGACAATTTGCATATCTGTcttgatttgtttattttctgtTCTGTACCTTTTCATGAAAccttaagttttaagttttaaaaaagaaagagaagaagagaagtCAAATGACTATAGATTATTGAAGTACTTGTTAGTGACATTCTAGCAATGAATTGAGACGCATTTGATATCTATTGTTTGAAAATATGAATCAGCTTTCCGTCCAAGCAGTTGAATGAGACTACCATTTGAATTCTTTGTAGTTGACTGTACTAGTTAGTTTTTATCACCATTTGAACTCTATGAGTTTAACTTGCTGTAGTTAGTTTTGCCTTTAATGCATTAATTACCTTTTAAACACTTGAATGTGTTGCACTAGGCTATCTCCTTGTTCATACAATGGTAAGACTGAGATCTAAGTTCTAAAATTAGACAAAAATGAGACAGAAAATTGTGAAAATTCAATTTATCCTTATTCTTAGAATCAAATGCCAATATAATGCAGGTGCGTGATAGTGGCTTAAATGCCCCCTAAAAGgatatttttctttccttttttatcAAACTTGAGGGCtttccattgaaattgtgtaccgTAATTAGCAGTCTTGTTTGTCACGGAGCTTTGGTATTAAAACATCAAACTTTCTTTAGATGAGGGTGCTCGGTTGGAAATAATTAGTGTTTCTTTTTTCAGTTTAGACCTTATGTTATTCAATCCTTACATTTCAAATACGTTGCAATCCTAGTTAAACATTtctacattttattatttatttttggcttaTTTCATGCCCTGCAAGATTGAagcattttttattattcttattcttattattaaTGTCATTGTCGTTGTCActgttattgttattgttgtGCTGTTATCAATcaagaagaaaagaggaaattttttttgtttacatgCAGGGACAAGGGTTAGCACATAAGGACTAAATATGTGCTTTCTACTTTTCTTCCTTCATTAACTTTGTTTCTGCATATGAATATTGGTGGAATTAGGTAGCTTACTTGGTTTTCTATTTGATCCTTTTGCTCATTATCATATAAACAGGCCAAGAGTTTGACGCCTATGCAAAAGTTGTTGTGAATGCGGCTGGACCATTTTGTGACTCTGTAAGGAAAATGGCTAACAAAGATGCACTGCCTATGATATGTCCTAGCAGTGGTGTACATATTGTTCTCCCAGATTATTATTCTCCAGATGGAATGGGTTTGATTGTCCCTAAAACTAAGGATGGACGTGTTGTCTTCATGCTACCATGGTTGGGGAGAACTATAGCTGGCACTACAGATTCTAGTACTTCCATCACTCCACTCCCAGAACCGAATGAGAATGAAATTCAATTTATACTTGACGCAATCTGCGATTACCTTAACATCAAGGTATAGCATGGATTTATCAATGTTCAATGTTTTGACTTTTTCTTTCACtttatttctcatttcaatcaCGTTTTTTGGCAAATGGTTCAGTCtaaactttttattaaatttatggtGGAAAACTTTAGGTACGACGTACAGATGTTCTTTCTGCCTGGAGCGGTATCCGCCCATTGGCGGTGGATCCTAATGCAAAGAACACTGAAAGCATCTCTAGAGATCATGTTGTGTCTGAGGAGTATCCTGGTTTGGTGACAATCACTGGTGGGAAGTGGACTACTTATCGGAGGTATTATTTACTTTGTTTTTGCTAAATTTTCTTTTGGAGTGGCAATATATTCTGGGTTTTTTTCCAATGCATGGTTGCAAGTATTAGTTGTACTGCAAGAGCTGAGTTTATCTTGATGGGCTACTGTTGAACTTATACTatcaagtgaaaatttggagtGTAGGTTGAACCATTGAATTACAGATCTAGTGATAAACATACTCCTAGATTTTGGAGCTTGGTATCTTGTTCTTTTGTGCTCCTCTGTTTCCCTCACTTTGTTCTTTTCGGCATGAGTTGTTCCGCTTACTAGAACTAGTTTCAGTATGGCAGAAGATGCAGTTAATGCTGCTATCAAGTCTGGTAAACTGAGCGCAAGCAATGAATGTATAACAAGCAACCTGCGGCTGATTGGTGGAGATGGATGGGAACCCTCACTTTTTACTGTTCTTGCTCAACAGTATGTACGGATGAAGAAGTCTGATGGTGGTAAAGTTGTTCCTGGGGTGATGGACACCGCTGCTGCAAAGCATTTGTCTCATGCATATGGCACCTTAGCAGAACGAGTAGCCACCATAGCTCAGGTTGGTTTTCGGTGCTCTCATAATTATATAACTGTTAATAATGAGTCTTAATGGCTGTAGTAATTAGGTAATTGTGCATCTGTCTATTGCACATTGAACTTCGAGTGGAGACAAATTTAGGGGATTTTAGTGTATAATTATCTAGCAACACCTCATTAATCAAATGTATTAAGAATTAGTGAATTGAATAGCTTTCAGAGATCTTCATTCTGATACTGGTTTGTTCTTCTGAGAGGGATAATAATAACTGGGAATAGGCTTGGAATTATAATCTTAGGCATTTTTATGACATTACTCGATGAGagagtaaagaaatgcaaatttaacttaGAATGTCATGAGCTTCTCATAATTTATTTCTGGTGATAGTTCTAGGAATCGTGCATTAGTTTTATTTGTGTACTGAATTGTGAAATATCAAATGAGATTATGTTCCTTATCAGTgggagctggcttgtcaaaataCTCTCGATCATCAGGTCTCCACGcctgtttaaaatttaaatgaccaGCTTGGGTGCTACTAGGGACTGGACAAGCAATTCTTGGTTCTTCAGTTTTTCTCGGCATAATAAATATATGCACTAATTATTGACCTCGTAGTCATGTAAGACTATGTCACTTGGTCTTTGGTAAGAATCCCAAATACGGTATGCATCCAGCATGGATATGTTTAATCTTTTTTCTAggtttttcatgtatttggaggatctTTGAAAGGTGAAATCCCCACACTCATATCCATATATGTGTTAGACATGGTTGTCAAACACAAATACTTCAAGGGAAATGAAGAGTTGGAGCCAGCATGGATATAAAAACCTTGTAATCAATCAAAAGCTGCAATAGCTTTGTTAGCTTTAATAGAACCGGTTCTAGGACATGGTTTTAGTATAATGCTCTTGAATTTTTGTCCCAAGTGCCACCATCTAATCTAGTGACCTAGCATTGAATGATTTGGGAATATTTAAGTATTATATCATTTGAATGTCAAAATTAATGTCTCTGAACATGCAATTTGTAGTTCCTTTATGGTTGGTTAACAATTTCACATCTGCCTTTCAACTGTTAGAATGAAAATTTGGGCAAGAGGCTTGCTCATGGATACCCCTATCTGGAGGCGGAGGTTGCATACTGTGCTCGAAATGAGTACTGCGAATCTGCTGTTGATTTCATTGCCAGGAGATCTCGCCTTGCTTTCCTTGACACCGATGCAGCAAGCCATGCGTTGCCACGCATTATCGAAATACTTGCCACAGAGCACAATTGGGACAAGTCAAGGCAGAAGGAAGAAATGCAGAAGGCTAAAGAATTTTTGGAAACTTTCAAGTCTTCTAAGAATGCACATTTCCATGATGGGAAGCATCAGTAATAAGTATTTTATATTCTATTCATCAATCCGATAAAGACTCTCACAAGTTTTAGGTACCATATTACTGAGATGTGGCTGTTAACTTTTGTTTTAGGTCTTGAAATGAACCAAAGCGATTTTCGGAGTTTAAGGGTCTCCGATTTCCAATgtgttgttttttctttcttgtctTTATACAGGCGCATACATCTACTTCTTCATTCAGCAGACCAAACCGGATTGATTTTGTCAAGCTTGCTCTACATCGTTAATAAAGATTGCTGGATCCCAGGACATTTGTAGCAACATGTTCCCCTGTTCCTGGTTCACATTGGTAAATAATTTTATCTTAAAGTAATGAAAGTTATTTTTCCCTGCATTTCTAACATATCTGGGTTCATGCTTACAAACTGTTGCTGTCCGATTCATACAAAATTTAAATCATTTGTTTTGATGTCTATCAATTTTCATGGGCACCATACCGTTTACTTTCTTGATCATGGAAAGACTGAATTGTCTGCCGTTTTGCTTAGCTCAAATAGGAGCGTGAGTATAGATTACTCCTAAGTTACTTATCTCATAGCCTGAGCATTGGATATATTAGTATGTGTTTCACATGTTTCCTGTTAGAAACATGGCATccgttaatttcattaaaaatttatatatataaaaaacgataatgtaattatttttaaaatataaaaacttggTAAACGACTTCTTCAGTCtctctcaattttaaaattgagcaaattggtccATTTGCAAAAAACagagcaatttaatttttgtcGATTTTGAAATGAGCAACTAGGACAATTAATCACAATGTTAATGTTTTTCATCAATtgtatatgattttgattgatataataacaaatttagttttcACTATCAATTTGGTTCTAATTTAGCAAATTTATCTTGCAATTTTTGTGTAAATGTATAAAAGTTGAGGTTGAATTTGTTGAATGTTTTAGAATTAAGCCAAAATGGCAAAATATGTGAActtgaaggctaaatttattgttataccaaatcaaaattatgtacactTGATAGAAGATATTATCGTTGTGATTAATTGTCCCTAGTTGTTCTAgttgctcactttcgaaattaataaatattaaattgttttaattttttttgaaagggatcaatttgcccaatttcAAAATTGGGAGGGATTGAAGATGTCTtcttaccaaaaaataaaaataatatttaaaaacatgtaattttaagaaataatagaaaatgtaattatatttttaaacataaaaatttaaattacttgttaaaaattagaaaataataaataaaatatatttatctatatttatttttattaaaataagtaacaaacatattttcatttcttgtcatttttatattttcaaaataaactcaaatattataattattgtaacaagtaattttaaaaggtttaatttaaaataattttgagttaaatatttaaatacttattaaatttatttttagaacaAAAACTTGGAGAGCAAAATAGAAGTAGGTATTTTATTGACTAATATGGATGGTTACAATGCTTTTCTAAAGTCTATGTTTATAGACACAAGacgtataaatgaaataaaattttacatctaattaatattagattaaacttatattgatcttgatggacatccacttaataataaaatatttgtaatatttCTCTTAGGTGTCTATTGGTAGATAACATGCCTCGTTAAAATCTTACTAAGATAAAAATCTTATGGGGAAAAAAAATCTAGTGAAGTAAAAAGAGTATACTTATCTAATTCTGCCTTATTAAAAACCTTATCAAGAAAATTTAGTGAGACAAAACCTCAATTAAGGAAAAAATAGTACAACGCGTATTTATTTCCTTAATGACAATATAACATAATaactcatattctacgtattcaatcttgagtACTAGCTTTCAAATAATCACTTAAATGGATTTGATAAATGCTCATGTCATCATTCTTCTAGAAGTCACGAGTGAGAAAGATTTCtgaagaaatatattttgatctctttaaGAGTTTCAATACTAATTATAGCAAACTTTGATCATGGTTCTATTATAAGAATACATATGaggattttgaattattttataatcttccttcaattactattcattaagtcgaatttaccacatatgtccaaaataatttaataaatacttACACAAATATATCGAACAAATTCTTGGGAATTCTTgtatgcttctagcattctaaatccttcaaggattttaatataaatttcattatatagtgattcatatcATAATACGTATGTTAAATCTGTCATGAACTGCCAAGCTAATAAAATATCTAAAGATTCTTGCATCCACttcaaaaaatattatacatttcataatcagTGTCAAGACTTAGCTAAAGACttctttttacttattttatttcgCAAAACTACTCATTGTACCATTACTAGCTTTATACATTTAGACGTTTGGACTTCTAgtccaaaattttcattaatttaattctaCTAGAATTGCgttttccattttggccaatctaTTCATGTCTATATTTcttaatagatttattcaagaccctcattttctttcattatttcaacatTGCAAAAACGTTGTCGACAACTTTTCATTTCCAAGGTTTCATGTTTTCtcgtattgacataacttattgagatctctttatttttttcatttctatcttcaagtacctaaatctcttttggagttttaataattagttatgtcTTAAGTTTCTTTTGAAGTACCTATCCCACTATATGATCatctagattaattttttttacgagaattttcatctttggaaccgatcaatctaCCATTCTTCAAGCATACATTACTTTcatttattctaactgattgtcctactGAAACTTTGATTCAAATGAAAACATTAGTTAATATATAACACTTGATTATACTCATTAAGTCAGTAAATACATTTGGTAGTTAAACTTATAATAAAGTGAGATATCTTTTTAGATTTTTAGTTCAAATTATTTTCTTCGAGGATCTAGATAATGATAATTCATTCCAAGTAATTTATTTATctagttattatttctctccctataatgttgaaaaaattatcaaatcaaatagtaaCCACAAATCATGTTATAATTGAATGTCTCATTTATTcaatacatttaataataaaatgagacTCATAACTAATGTATATTCCTAACTTTCTTTGAGAGTATTTTATGGATTTTGGTAGAGCAACTTAAATATATcttatactaaaaataataatcaaaagtGAGTTGTATTTGACTTCCGAcaaaaaaccaattgtaatggggagtatttatcaCAACTTATTGGCATGATACGTATAAGTGTCGATTCgtataaaatatcatatccttatacatatttaaaaaattgtgttCTCAAAAAGATATGATTTAGCTACTAATTGGAGGCATTTAATTGTTGGTTCTACTAAACCATTTTATATGTATAAGCAACAGGCTTTATAATAGTTATTCACACTAACAATCTAGCATACATTGATCATTTAAAGCTTGAGAAATAAACTCACAAGCATCAGTAATAATTGCCTCACTTGCATAATCTGAAAGTTTTGTTcttaaacaaattattaaaagaaGTAATCTTGTAAACTATAGGTTGTGCTTTGATAacttatatgtaattattttgtagatgcatctactaaaatcatattataacatCCACTTCCTGGATAAAATGAGTTCATATTTCTTTCACAAATGCAAGAGATCCAATCTCATCTTTTGCTAACAAGGTTTAATAAATCTTCTTTGAGAACATGTAACACTTGATAAATGAaaaatcttttggttctttaataaaTATCCATGTAAATTCTTATCTTGTCGTATCATTTTTTATTGGGATGGTTTAACCGATCATGCCAACTTATTAGTATATTTGAACTAGTAAATTTTTGGTTTACTATGTACATGATTCAATGATACTAATGCAAACTTTTGATTTACCATCTTATATGATTTAACAATACTAATATATACATAGTACCAATTAGAGGGGAAAACGATAGTTTTTCAATACAAAATTCTTACCCAATATAATAGATTTAATTAACTGTCTCCTCATCCATAGTATCAATATGATATCTGTTACAACGTAtatcattttaaaacaaaatgattTATTTGAGATTGAATAGAATAAAGTGCATCAATTATCATTTTGTTTCTTCGGATAACAAtgtattagctcttctagagccttcagttaatttaatactttgagattaacatgttttattaCCAATTGAACATAGATTAACATTATATTAGCTATTATGGTAGTGGGAAGAACTGATATGATCATCCTTTTTACAATTATTATAGTTCCACCTACCACGTCCACAATTACATCTTTCAGATTTATGATGTATTAttgcattcacttcagggaatgaaaTAGATTTAGTAGGATGAGCTTCAAGATTTTCATTAATGACTTGTTCCTTTATTCAACCTTTTTCATTTAATGCCTTGTTATTTTATTCAACCATAagtaaacatttaaaatatatcttAAAATCTTTTTCATAATATTGCTGATGCAGCAGCgcatttgaaacatgaaaaattagAGCAAGTTCTCATTAGTAAAATAGGaacacatttaaagcatgaaAAGTTAAAACAAATTCTCATTAGTCATATTCTcgcataattttaattgagatcTTCCCCTGAACACTACAATGTAAAActcacaattttaaaattttacaacttcAAGTGCATCCAACCGtcacaatttttataaaaaattatcataatcCGATGGTCAtatctttttcttaaaattattcCACAATTTAAGTGGATATTACATgttcaaatattttgctttcaactctTCATGGGGATGATGACGAAAAATGTCAGATAatcacaatcaattcaatttctcatataaAGAAATGTCACATTATCATCCTATCATGCAAATCAAATCTTTAAGTACTCATGGATTATGTATGATATAATCTAATAACAAAACCTTTCTCATaccaaatatgtatattttttattcacaGTCTCAATATGAGATCTATTACAATGATTATCTTTTagcattaaccatcacaaattttattCTTGTAGGTATTGATATATTAACTCTTCTTgagtttttaactaattttttacaACCAAATATTGCAATAATATTGGTTTGTTTCGGTACTGAATAAGATAAATACTTTCTATCTATAAGGATAGTATTCATTGCTACACTGTTAATGAGGTATATATATTTAGGGGTGTTCAAATGGTTAACCAAATAGTTAACCGAATCGAACTAACATTAACTGaactttttaatcctttaaccgaagcaaaatattttggttaattggGTTGGTTAACTGaactttttaatcctttaactGAACTAGCATTCTGGGATGATTTGATGAACGACTCAAGTTTgagaattaaaatatttattttgaagtcGAAGGGCCAAATAAATAATTATCCCtatattttactactatttttattgaaaaattgatACCTGCGCAACACATGGATGTCATGTGGCTAGCACGTGACAATGATGTAGTTGACATGTCTCATTATGTTTTTAAGTAGACATGtatcattattttttagaaaGGAAAAATACCTAGAAAATCCCTACACTATAGATTCataaacaatttagtccctctcaAAACAAATAGAGTAATTTAATCTCTGTCCTATTAGAAAGTAAGCAAAAAATTAACCACTTTGTTAATAATCTATAGGGTAAGTCTATAGGGTAAGTAGTAATGcccttataaaaataaattaaataatttagtccctatagtattaaaaaaatagcaaataaaAAGAACTGAAACAATTTTAACCATTTCCATTAATAAAAAATACTGttgttaaaagagaaaaaaatatataaatgcaaTTGAGAACAACATGGTAATGTATAAATGTATACTAtgggttgaattttaaaaaattaacaaaaaaatttaatatttatgaaaattataataattcaaaaaaaatagttctaagtttctgggaaaattttaaataacCTGTTTAAAATATTACTACAAATCTTATTACACGCATATGCGTGTAAGAACTAcggatttaaaatataaatgtgtgtttaaaaataaagtaCAATAAACAAGGAAACGTATGGCTTGAAACgaattaatcataataacacatgaaatatatacgatattaaaataaaaaaaaattaaattaatttataagtaaaaggaaacttaaacacataaatacatcagataaacaatattaaatgcacttcaattatttatcatggtttTGTCATTAATTGCGAGTTAGAGTCGAGTTAATTTGAGACGCCAactcaattaacaatattattaatatatacaattaatggaGATAATATATTGTGTCTATTAGaacaaaaatgtataaaataaatcaaaataaagctttggttgagtggtaaatttaaggttttactaaTCTAATTGGTGCGGGTTAAAATACCACAATATGcacatttttattgatttttattaaaatggaAAGACTAGAATACCCCcgaataatataaattattttaatttcataatttttcaaatcaagttGGTGACTCGGTTGAGGGTAACATCAACTCAGTAAAACACTcaataaatatatagataaaaatggTGAGCATTTGGTATACTAGTAgtgtactttttttattccacaagctgCCTTAAAAAATTGACAcaaatctcttcttttttttaatatatatatatttttaataatttactatatCTCTATAGGATACTTATCAACCCTTTGACCCTACTTGTAGAATTTAAAAACTCCACTTGTAGTGTACCATATATTTTCTCATACATGTAGTTCTTAAACTTGACAACTTTTCTCACATTGgtccctaaacttttttttatctaaattagtACCAAAACTTGacaatttttcttaatttggtccctaaacttgAATTTTATTAAGGTATGACGATGTGTGACGAGAAATTATTTGTTACATATTTTAGGCTCTACTCACTCTCTCATACACAATGTTTCTAAGTGATTTTCGTTAGTTTTGagttttttagttaattttacaaCCAGTTGTTGTAGAATAAGTAttagtttattttaatgtttttaggttatttttagtactttttgtatgttttttttatttaataagcttTTTCAATGTATTTTCTAAGATATTGAACAAGTTTGAGGGAAGAGCCGCTGCCTTGGCACAATTTTGCACATTAATTCTCCTCTGATTTTTTAGAAAGGTCGTTGTGATCTTTTCAACAATTATATTGGTTTTATTTAGTTATCTTTTCTTATGCTTTAACAACGAGTTAAATTGTTTATGTGGTAGGGAGAGCCTTAGGTGTCGAAA from Gossypium hirsutum isolate 1008001.06 chromosome D04, Gossypium_hirsutum_v2.1, whole genome shotgun sequence encodes:
- the LOC107941675 gene encoding glycerol-3-phosphate dehydrogenase SDP6, mitochondrial, translating into MAASATRLRRLASAAVAVTACGGAVLLTPSVSSNDRASGHPTVESLRQIINDPSAVVPSRTLQESALISSKSGPLDILVVGGGATGCGVALDAATRGLRVGLVEREDFSCGTSSRSTKLIHGGVRYLEKAVFGLDYGQLKLVFHALEERKQVIENAPHLCHALPCMTPCFDWFEVVYYWMGLKMYDLVAGRRLLHFSRYYSAQESVELFPTLARKGKGRSLRGTVVYYDGQMNDSRLNVGLACTAALAGAAVLNHAEVVSFLKDEGTQRIIGARIRDNLSGQEFDAYAKVVVNAAGPFCDSVRKMANKDALPMICPSSGVHIVLPDYYSPDGMGLIVPKTKDGRVVFMLPWLGRTIAGTTDSSTSITPLPEPNENEIQFILDAICDYLNIKVRRTDVLSAWSGIRPLAVDPNAKNTESISRDHVVSEEYPGLVTITGGKWTTYRSMAEDAVNAAIKSGKLSASNECITSNLRLIGGDGWEPSLFTVLAQQYVRMKKSDGGKVVPGVMDTAAAKHLSHAYGTLAERVATIAQNENLGKRLAHGYPYLEAEVAYCARNEYCESAVDFIARRSRLAFLDTDAASHALPRIIEILATEHNWDKSRQKEEMQKAKEFLETFKSSKNAHFHDGKHQ